The following coding sequences are from one Hominilimicola fabiformis window:
- a CDS encoding pentapeptide repeat-containing protein, whose product MTKLLNYNSLLGLNADEIYTYLLIHEQIFDDIDLHSISLKNCVLEKCTFEKTILANSDLDSSQISDSIFSNLSFQNSDIVSCNFENCTFKKISFKGSSFSNNTFSNCKFLSCDFNHVDMHNSTFLNCVIEHMNVRQCSTSLNNFIECTFIQSKINGNFFFNILMNCIYKDTEIDISLVSSNFGIRQASLDQLNFSLYNLQDLQDKLVRNNDLFGAAVIELNTNDCSYDYSMLVCLQATFKQIENNIIIRSEELRFIELLLDYFVAEDLLAPITIIQLLSLVEKILNSNINNIAKSKSTLYLNYIYNVLFKAYQQFVSDLHNTLSEMANDKLPVTIKLTFENEPNVEMCAILTDFQKQLNIDSPAPVRIKTEKGSFIDWIQTHDEILKCLQIIISIIGLAIKLKPSSKKISSKSSSNNEAHKSEKSNISQDNSSNNSNIFSSNGDVLVQLPGSIIRQINQVQTEQAISNAVNVFVINNMTINNNYHGINKYNIKNVECFYG is encoded by the coding sequence ATGACTAAACTTTTAAATTATAATAGCTTGTTAGGTTTAAACGCTGACGAAATATATACATATTTACTAATACATGAACAAATTTTTGACGATATTGATTTGCATTCTATTTCTTTAAAGAATTGTGTATTAGAGAAATGTACCTTTGAGAAAACGATTCTTGCAAATAGTGATTTAGACAGTTCTCAAATTTCTGATAGTATATTTTCTAATTTATCATTTCAGAATTCAGATATTGTATCATGCAATTTTGAAAATTGCACTTTTAAAAAAATAAGCTTTAAAGGCTCTAGCTTTTCAAACAATACGTTTTCTAATTGTAAGTTTTTGTCATGTGATTTTAATCATGTAGATATGCACAATTCAACATTTTTAAATTGTGTAATTGAACACATGAATGTACGTCAATGTTCTACATCTCTCAATAATTTTATTGAATGCACATTTATTCAGTCAAAAATAAACGGTAATTTCTTTTTTAATATTTTGATGAATTGCATCTATAAAGATACAGAGATAGATATATCTCTTGTATCATCTAACTTTGGCATTAGACAAGCAAGCCTAGATCAACTTAATTTTTCATTATATAATTTACAAGATTTACAGGATAAACTTGTTAGAAATAATGATTTATTTGGAGCCGCTGTTATAGAATTAAACACAAACGATTGCTCATATGATTATTCTATGCTTGTATGTTTGCAAGCTACATTTAAGCAGATTGAAAACAATATCATTATTAGGTCTGAAGAGCTTCGATTTATTGAGCTTTTATTAGATTATTTTGTTGCTGAGGATTTATTAGCTCCAATTACAATCATTCAGTTATTGTCATTGGTAGAAAAAATACTGAATAGTAATATAAATAATATAGCTAAAAGTAAATCAACTCTCTATTTGAATTATATATATAATGTGTTGTTTAAAGCTTATCAGCAATTTGTGTCAGATTTACACAATACATTATCCGAAATGGCAAATGACAAATTACCAGTTACTATAAAACTTACTTTTGAAAATGAGCCAAATGTAGAAATGTGTGCTATACTAACAGATTTTCAAAAGCAGTTAAATATTGATTCTCCCGCTCCTGTTAGAATAAAAACTGAAAAAGGCTCTTTTATAGACTGGATACAGACTCATGACGAAATATTGAAGTGTTTGCAGATAATTATTTCTATAATAGGTCTTGCAATAAAATTGAAACCTTCTTCAAAAAAAATATCAAGTAAGTCTTCTTCCAATAACGAAGCGCACAAAAGTGAAAAAAGTAATATCTCTCAAGATAATAGTTCCAATAATAGCAATATTTTTTCTTCAAATGGCGATGTACTGGTTCAACTTCCTGGATCAATAATACGTCAAATTAATCAAGTACAAACGGAGCAAGCAATATCTAATGCTGTCAATGTTTTTGTTATTAATAATATGACTATTAATAATAATTATCATGGAATTAATAAATATAATATTAAAAATGTAGAATGCTTTTATGGATAA